From Mucilaginibacter rubeus, a single genomic window includes:
- a CDS encoding BlaI/MecI/CopY family transcriptional regulator, whose protein sequence is MQILWQLNEAMVKEIIEQMPDPKPAYNTVSTVVRVMEGKGFVNHKAYGNTHVYFPLVSEAQYKKFTFDKMMNNYFSNSYKSLVSFIANEKKLDLRQLDELSDLLEDLKNKKK, encoded by the coding sequence ATGCAAATATTGTGGCAATTGAACGAGGCAATGGTAAAGGAAATAATTGAGCAAATGCCCGATCCTAAACCTGCGTATAATACAGTATCAACTGTTGTGCGGGTAATGGAGGGCAAAGGTTTCGTTAACCATAAAGCATATGGAAATACCCATGTTTATTTTCCGCTGGTTAGTGAAGCGCAATACAAGAAATTTACCTTCGATAAGATGATGAATAACTACTTCAGCAATTCTTATAAAAGCCTGGTTTCTTTTATTGCCAATGAAAAAAAGCTGGATCTCCGGCAGCTGGATGAACTAAGTGACTTATTGGAAGACCTTAAAAACAAAAAGAAATGA
- a CDS encoding M56 family metallopeptidase yields the protein MNWLHYLAEANIYLSIFYLVQWLLMRGDTHYQLKRFYILFGCIVAYILPVLQVGALKPAKEVPVTNYMVYTIPTEPAKIQQQPASVSFKEIAIPSKIAPIIEEPFTFEDGIWYAYLAGVGITLILFLLKMFTLFRLARNKPYSKNRKYKIVYLPGSDEAFSFFNYLFIGTTASASQIIIRHELVHIRQKHSADIMLLEFFKIINWFNPFLYLLQSSLRTLHEYIADEQTASETTDRFAYATFLLNNAYGTGGPSITQSFFTNNLLKKRLIMLNKQRSGKLARLKYLVTIPVCSLLLCSSTLVFSKNYGWFDLDPAKKKMEGRYNSNHLNHGKQKLLKVTQNGVTTITNQLTVNQANGQVLYTANSITEEEKLSLSKKQHMKVEVVEDSTVFTTTDGRLMLPVVGVDGYYQMDHFLHKHINFNASKDERGGLVEVGFGLDNNRHITDAKIVKSGGAKLDALALDGFRSYKGIVNDDPGRNYKIVVYFFTHDYSIFQTDSLSNDPEFAGELIITNYKYPISTTSKGYEYDESPAGPGYIVNGKPQGRVIIYDKNDEGQWYYQNKCTADDFSLLKNKYGYTFPSASTSVIQFMHPENVKKNRLAYIYDATSYLATPYSGQFYNHVIDSVVYPEQAKKALKGGVVILGFNLNGSGMISDIKVEQGGGNGFDEAAVNALQSYKLPVADEAGRHSIAIVFCVAEKKYRPSLNRYLMAGKYVGELAVPDMKPMFKFGRSN from the coding sequence ATGAACTGGCTACACTACCTTGCGGAAGCTAATATTTATCTCTCAATTTTCTACCTGGTTCAATGGTTGTTAATGAGGGGGGATACGCATTACCAGTTAAAGCGATTTTATATACTGTTTGGCTGTATAGTAGCATACATACTACCGGTTTTGCAAGTTGGTGCACTAAAGCCGGCTAAGGAAGTTCCGGTTACTAATTATATGGTTTATACCATACCAACTGAACCCGCAAAAATTCAACAGCAGCCAGCCTCAGTTTCATTCAAGGAGATCGCGATTCCTTCCAAAATCGCGCCCATAATCGAAGAGCCATTTACTTTTGAAGATGGAATTTGGTACGCCTATTTGGCTGGTGTGGGCATTACACTCATTTTATTCCTGTTAAAAATGTTTACGTTGTTCAGGTTGGCCCGGAACAAACCGTACTCAAAAAACAGAAAATATAAAATAGTTTATTTGCCTGGCAGCGATGAAGCTTTTTCTTTCTTTAACTATCTTTTTATCGGAACCACTGCATCAGCATCGCAAATAATCATCAGGCATGAACTGGTACATATCAGGCAAAAACATTCGGCCGATATTATGTTGCTGGAGTTTTTTAAAATAATTAATTGGTTCAACCCCTTTTTGTACCTGCTGCAAAGCAGCCTGCGAACTTTACATGAGTATATAGCCGATGAACAAACCGCGTCTGAAACAACAGATAGGTTTGCGTACGCCACTTTTTTGCTAAATAATGCCTACGGCACCGGCGGACCGTCCATCACGCAATCGTTTTTTACCAATAACCTATTAAAAAAGAGGCTCATTATGCTAAACAAACAACGTTCAGGTAAATTAGCAAGGCTGAAATACCTGGTCACTATCCCGGTGTGTTCATTGTTACTATGCTCATCAACACTTGTCTTTAGTAAAAACTATGGCTGGTTTGATCTTGATCCGGCAAAGAAAAAAATGGAGGGGAGATATAATTCCAATCATCTTAACCATGGTAAACAAAAATTGCTGAAAGTAACACAAAATGGCGTAACTACCATAACTAATCAGCTTACTGTGAACCAGGCAAATGGGCAAGTGCTTTATACGGCCAACTCAATTACCGAAGAAGAGAAATTATCGCTATCTAAAAAACAGCACATGAAAGTAGAGGTTGTTGAAGATAGCACAGTATTTACAACAACTGATGGTAGGCTGATGCTCCCGGTAGTAGGGGTAGACGGATACTATCAGATGGATCACTTTTTACACAAGCATATTAACTTCAATGCATCAAAAGACGAAAGGGGAGGCTTGGTTGAAGTTGGATTTGGACTTGATAATAACCGACATATAACCGACGCAAAAATTGTTAAAAGTGGCGGCGCTAAATTGGATGCACTTGCTTTAGATGGATTTAGGTCATATAAAGGAATTGTGAATGATGACCCGGGGCGTAACTATAAAATAGTCGTTTATTTTTTTACGCATGATTATTCAATTTTTCAAACAGACTCGCTGAGTAATGATCCTGAATTTGCCGGAGAACTGATTATAACAAACTATAAATATCCTATTAGTACAACCAGCAAAGGATATGAATACGATGAAAGCCCCGCCGGGCCTGGATATATTGTAAACGGTAAACCGCAGGGGAGGGTGATCATTTATGATAAAAATGACGAGGGGCAATGGTATTATCAGAACAAATGTACTGCTGATGATTTCAGCCTGCTAAAAAATAAATATGGCTATACTTTTCCTTCGGCATCAACTTCTGTTATTCAATTTATGCATCCGGAAAATGTAAAGAAGAACAGGCTTGCCTATATTTATGATGCTACCTCTTATTTAGCAACGCCCTATTCCGGTCAATTTTATAATCATGTGATTGATAGTGTCGTTTATCCGGAGCAAGCTAAAAAAGCACTTAAAGGCGGCGTGGTTATTTTAGGTTTTAACTTAAATGGCAGCGGGATGATCAGCGATATTAAAGTTGAACAAGGTGGGGGCAATGGCTTTGACGAAGCGGCCGTAAATGCCCTCCAATCTTATAAATTGCCGGTTGCCGATGAGGCAGGCAGGCACAGCATAGCCATAGTATTTTGTGTAGCCGAGAAGAAATATCGCCCATCGCTCAATAGATACCTGATGGCCGGAAAGTATGTTGGCGAACTGGCTGTACCCGATATGAAGCCGATGTTCAAGTTTGGGCGGAGTAATTAA
- a CDS encoding 2Fe-2S iron-sulfur cluster-binding protein has protein sequence MANNTIMLTLHYLDENQMVQVAPGQYHSLMSLIADQLAIPGFGLCCGMGSCGTCLVQITSAGSNLKNNVLACGILVNDELANKIVLIPDKIY, from the coding sequence ATGGCAAATAACACTATCATGCTGACACTTCATTACCTGGATGAAAATCAAATGGTTCAGGTTGCTCCCGGACAATATCACAGCCTGATGTCGTTGATAGCGGATCAGCTGGCAATTCCGGGGTTTGGGTTATGTTGTGGGATGGGAAGTTGCGGTACCTGCCTGGTGCAAATTACCTCAGCCGGTTCAAACCTTAAAAACAATGTTTTGGCCTGCGGCATACTGGTGAACGATGAATTGGCAAATAAGATAGTTTTGATACCCGATAAAATTTATTGA
- a CDS encoding BlaI/MecI/CopY family transcriptional regulator gives MNAPNKPIEPTKSELEILQVLWEKGPLTVRSVNDELLKQRDVNYTTTLKLMQIMADKGILKRDESQMKHIYSVVEEEQQTKAHLLDKFVDTMYKGSAGKLVMQLLGNKKTSQEELQEIKDLLKKLEE, from the coding sequence ATGAACGCACCAAACAAACCGATAGAACCTACTAAATCTGAGCTCGAAATACTGCAGGTGTTATGGGAAAAAGGCCCCTTAACTGTACGTTCGGTAAATGATGAGTTGTTGAAGCAAAGGGATGTAAACTATACCACAACCTTAAAGCTCATGCAGATCATGGCCGATAAAGGGATCCTGAAACGCGACGAAAGCCAGATGAAACACATATACAGTGTAGTAGAGGAGGAGCAACAAACCAAGGCGCACCTGCTGGATAAGTTTGTGGATACCATGTACAAAGGCTCGGCCGGTAAATTGGTGATGCAGTTATTGGGGAACAAAAAAACTTCGCAGGAGGAATTACAGGAGATCAAAGACCTGCTCAAGAAACTGGAAGAATAG
- a CDS encoding M56 family metallopeptidase, with the protein MDVTIVKALPDYLVKALCSTLIQSLWQGVLLAALAGIIIVCTRRSSPASRYNLLMAGLAVFACTVVVTFIYEVNQEKAVQTVVTGQQLIIHSNVVAQPQASPKVSDYKAVSSFLNGHSNSIVFIWLLVVMARTLQLMTGLQSLYYLRRRQILAVSRDWESRVKQLALQLGIKRLVGIAESGMAKVPMVIGHLKPLILIPAGLMTAMPPAEIEAILVHELAHIRRRDYIMNLLVSMMEVIFFFNPAVLWIASLIRAERENCCDDMVVSHTGNKVNYIKALVACQEYQLATPAYAMALSGGKNQLMGRVKRMLSDNNQSLNVMERSMLAVALVATILLTTAFSHKENIDQLVNKMVHAGKTALVPHKQTKPPANPAKPKSIEKNAHAASPVTKDTSYKTQLDTSLFRIYRPDEVGDHTSLTFPNDGVQTRLLKVDGVLYQVNTLNGRVTSMQVNGKTIRPNEYAPYLLVVDKETQRKPVVAPVAQAAQAAQVARQPDPITPINTTAAGNVNGQVGLRRLNGNLGSLKSTLNAYDASSKAYNGTAVNYSAVNPYPANYKAYHDDSNRAKLTDDLITEGIIHSSDELTSFKLSDTEFIVNGKRIPDNIYQKFKKAYVKQPEKGKQGSWSWMYNYTEQTEPATGDHSQ; encoded by the coding sequence ATGGATGTTACCATTGTAAAAGCATTACCCGATTACCTGGTTAAAGCACTTTGCAGTACGCTGATCCAATCCTTGTGGCAGGGCGTGTTACTTGCCGCATTGGCAGGTATCATTATAGTTTGTACCCGCCGCTCGAGCCCGGCCAGCAGGTATAATTTATTAATGGCAGGGCTGGCAGTTTTTGCCTGCACGGTTGTAGTTACTTTTATATACGAGGTAAACCAGGAAAAGGCGGTTCAAACAGTGGTGACCGGTCAGCAGCTTATCATTCATTCAAATGTTGTTGCGCAACCTCAGGCCAGTCCAAAAGTAAGCGATTACAAAGCAGTCTCCAGCTTTTTAAATGGGCATTCCAATAGCATTGTTTTTATCTGGCTTTTGGTGGTGATGGCGCGCACCTTGCAGTTAATGACGGGTTTACAAAGCCTTTATTATCTGCGTCGCCGTCAGATCCTGGCTGTAAGCAGGGATTGGGAAAGCCGCGTAAAACAGCTGGCCTTACAATTAGGTATTAAACGGCTGGTTGGCATTGCCGAGTCCGGCATGGCTAAAGTGCCGATGGTGATAGGCCATTTAAAGCCGCTGATCCTGATCCCGGCAGGGCTGATGACTGCCATGCCCCCGGCAGAGATCGAAGCCATACTTGTACACGAGTTGGCGCATATTCGCCGGCGCGATTATATCATGAACCTGTTGGTAAGCATGATGGAGGTTATTTTCTTTTTTAACCCCGCTGTACTTTGGATAGCATCGCTCATCCGTGCCGAACGCGAAAATTGCTGCGACGATATGGTGGTTAGCCACACCGGTAATAAGGTCAATTATATTAAAGCGCTGGTAGCTTGCCAGGAATATCAGTTGGCAACGCCGGCTTATGCAATGGCGCTTAGTGGTGGCAAAAATCAACTGATGGGTCGGGTAAAGCGGATGCTTTCTGATAATAATCAATCGTTAAACGTAATGGAGCGGTCAATGCTGGCTGTTGCCCTGGTTGCGACAATCCTGCTCACTACTGCTTTTTCACATAAAGAAAACATAGATCAGCTGGTTAACAAGATGGTACATGCCGGTAAAACGGCGCTGGTGCCTCATAAGCAAACCAAACCGCCGGCTAATCCTGCAAAACCCAAATCCATTGAAAAAAATGCGCATGCAGCTTCACCGGTAACCAAGGATACTTCCTATAAAACACAACTGGATACCTCGCTGTTCAGGATCTACCGCCCCGATGAAGTTGGCGACCACACCTCCTTAACATTTCCTAATGACGGTGTGCAAACCCGATTGCTCAAGGTGGATGGTGTATTGTATCAGGTGAACACATTGAACGGTCGCGTTACATCCATGCAGGTTAATGGCAAAACAATACGGCCAAATGAATATGCACCTTATTTGCTTGTTGTTGATAAGGAAACGCAACGCAAACCGGTAGTTGCACCAGTGGCGCAAGCAGCACAGGCCGCGCAGGTAGCACGACAGCCTGACCCTATAACCCCGATCAATACTACTGCGGCCGGCAATGTAAACGGTCAGGTGGGCTTAAGAAGACTGAATGGAAACCTTGGCAGTCTTAAATCAACATTGAATGCCTATGACGCGAGCAGTAAGGCTTATAATGGCACTGCAGTAAATTATAGTGCTGTTAATCCTTATCCGGCCAATTATAAAGCTTATCATGATGATTCCAACCGGGCAAAGCTGACCGATGATCTCATTACCGAAGGTATTATTCATAGCAGCGATGAACTGACTTCATTTAAATTAAGTGATACGGAGTTTATTGTTAACGGTAAAAGAATACCCGACAACATTTACCAGAAATTTAAGAAAGCATACGTAAAACAACCCGAAAAAGGTAAGCAGGGAAGCTGGAGCTGGATGTACAATTATACTGAACAAACAGAACCAGCAACCGGCGATCATTCGCAATAA
- a CDS encoding TonB-dependent receptor gives MMKIKIAAFLVAWITIAPTFASAQNIAVNLSGKVAGADNKPLDGAAVYLLNGRDSALVKTALADASGAYSFKVKPGSYKLSVSMMGYKQYQSGILQLEQDKAMEPIILQMAGTTLKEVSVSAQRPFVQQKIDRTIISPEALISNSGSTALEVLEKAPGVIVDQNAAISLQGKGVTIFIDDKPTYLSGQDLENYLRSLTAAAIDQIELMPNPPAKYDASGNGGVINIRTRKNKVKGFNGSLNLNYTQGRYAKTNNSLNFNYRNNRVNIFGNLSYNKGNGFSDLNINRHFENAQGDITSNFLQNSFIRRKSDNYFAKIGVDYYISDKSTFGINLTGIYNPYNTKTPVTSQFSNAANQPDSTIIAHNQEHGTFRNGGANLNYRHQFDKNGHEFSADLDYLDYYTNNNQLFNNSSFLPDGTLVGNEILTGMLPAHIHIYSAKTDYDHPLKNGLKLSSGLKSSYTHTNNIADYFYSTEGAMMPDYGKTNHFIYKENINAAYINATKDYKQLSVQAGLRLENTISNGHQLGNAQKPDSAFKRNYTNLFPTIYLQYKLDTANRNQLSLNYGRRIDRPYYQDLNPFLSPLDKFTYYTGNPFLRPTFTDNFELSHTYKSKFTTTLSYSRSRDDVEETIEIVDGIYYSRPGNIGTYTVKTLSFDGTFDPAKWFNFHISGRVSQIHSVSNFYTGLLDSKGTYFFVRPILTFKLPNDWTAQLDGGYQSKVTSAQFVSGSRGKVNTAVSKKLSAKTTLKLVVNDIFYTFKNTGVINNLNQTQANWRNLNDTRTGVLSLSYRFGKAISGQRQHDANGAESEQNRVKN, from the coding sequence ATGATGAAAATAAAAATTGCGGCTTTTTTAGTCGCCTGGATAACTATTGCTCCAACTTTTGCATCGGCTCAAAACATTGCCGTTAACCTTAGCGGTAAAGTGGCGGGCGCGGATAATAAACCTTTGGATGGTGCGGCGGTTTACCTGCTCAACGGCCGGGATTCGGCATTGGTTAAAACCGCCCTTGCCGATGCTTCAGGAGCTTACAGTTTTAAGGTGAAACCTGGCAGTTATAAGTTATCGGTCTCCATGATGGGGTATAAACAATATCAATCGGGCATATTACAATTGGAACAGGATAAGGCGATGGAGCCAATAATTTTGCAGATGGCTGGTACAACGCTTAAAGAGGTGAGTGTAAGCGCGCAAAGGCCTTTTGTACAACAAAAGATAGACAGGACAATCATCAGCCCGGAAGCATTGATCAGTAACAGCGGCAGCACCGCGCTCGAGGTATTGGAAAAAGCGCCCGGCGTTATCGTTGATCAAAATGCCGCCATAAGTTTACAAGGAAAGGGCGTGACCATTTTTATAGATGATAAGCCCACCTATCTGTCAGGGCAAGACCTGGAAAATTACCTCAGATCGTTAACTGCTGCTGCCATCGACCAGATTGAGCTTATGCCTAATCCGCCGGCAAAATATGACGCCTCCGGTAATGGCGGGGTGATTAACATCCGCACCAGGAAAAATAAGGTTAAAGGCTTTAATGGCAGTTTAAACCTCAATTATACGCAGGGGCGCTACGCTAAAACCAACAACAGTCTTAATTTTAATTACCGTAATAACCGGGTAAACATATTCGGTAATTTGAGCTACAATAAAGGCAACGGTTTCAGCGACCTGAATATCAACCGCCACTTTGAAAATGCACAGGGGGATATTACTTCTAACTTTCTTCAAAACTCCTTCATCAGACGTAAGAGCGATAACTATTTTGCTAAGATAGGCGTGGATTATTATATCTCGGATAAAAGCACATTCGGTATTAACCTTACCGGAATTTACAATCCATACAATACTAAAACCCCGGTAACCAGTCAGTTTTCAAATGCGGCTAACCAGCCCGACTCTACCATTATCGCCCATAACCAGGAACACGGTACCTTTAGAAATGGAGGTGCTAATCTAAACTACCGCCACCAGTTTGATAAAAACGGGCACGAGTTTTCTGCAGATCTTGATTATCTCGATTACTACACCAACAATAACCAATTATTCAACAACAGCAGCTTCCTGCCCGATGGCACGCTTGTTGGCAACGAGATACTGACAGGGATGCTGCCTGCGCATATCCACATCTATTCGGCCAAGACTGATTACGATCATCCATTGAAAAATGGCCTAAAGCTTTCAAGCGGCTTAAAATCAAGCTATACCCATACCAATAACATTGCCGATTACTTTTATTCTACAGAGGGCGCCATGATGCCGGATTACGGTAAAACCAATCATTTTATCTACAAAGAAAATATCAACGCGGCTTATATCAATGCAACCAAGGATTATAAGCAACTGTCGGTACAGGCAGGCCTCCGTTTAGAAAATACCATATCAAACGGGCATCAATTAGGCAATGCGCAAAAGCCGGATTCGGCCTTTAAACGTAATTATACGAACCTGTTCCCCACTATTTATCTGCAATACAAGCTGGATACTGCTAACCGGAATCAGTTGAGCCTGAACTATGGCCGCCGTATAGATCGTCCTTACTACCAGGATCTCAATCCATTTCTTTCACCGCTTGATAAGTTTACCTACTATACAGGCAACCCTTTTTTAAGGCCCACATTTACCGATAATTTTGAGTTATCGCATACCTATAAAAGCAAGTTCACTACCACGTTAAGCTATAGCCGATCAAGGGACGATGTAGAAGAAACCATTGAAATTGTTGATGGCATTTACTACAGTCGCCCCGGCAATATTGGCACCTATACGGTTAAAACACTTTCTTTTGATGGCACATTTGATCCTGCCAAATGGTTTAACTTCCACATTAGCGGAAGGGTATCTCAAATTCATTCGGTAAGTAATTTTTATACCGGTTTGCTGGATAGCAAGGGCACTTATTTCTTTGTCAGGCCCATTCTTACCTTTAAGCTGCCTAATGATTGGACTGCTCAGCTTGATGGCGGTTATCAGAGCAAGGTTACCAGCGCCCAGTTTGTAAGTGGCAGCAGGGGTAAGGTGAATACTGCTGTTTCTAAAAAGCTTTCGGCTAAAACTACACTTAAGCTGGTGGTAAATGATATTTTTTACACCTTTAAAAACACCGGCGTAATCAATAACTTAAATCAAACCCAGGCCAACTGGCGTAACCTGAATGACACCCGCACCGGGGTACTATCACTTAGTTACCGTTTTGGGAAAGCTATATCCGGCCAGCGGCAGCATGACGCCAACGGGGCGGAAAGTGAGCAGAACAGGGTGAAGAATTAG
- a CDS encoding response regulator transcription factor: protein MYNILLIEDDDRLATVIKRGLEETGCQITVAYDGLLGQKLALQEKYDVIITDIILPKINGLDLCKYVKSQKPEAAILMLTALGTTDDKVEGFDAGADDYLVKPFEFRELEVRVRALAKRQQFVGKPKLGESLVIADLQMNTYTKTVYRSGTEINLTPKEFKLLEYMMRNRDRVLSRSEIGEKVWETTFDTGTNFIDVYINYLRKKIDRDYPVKLIHTKPGMGFIFREEK from the coding sequence ATGTATAACATTTTGCTCATAGAAGATGATGACCGGTTAGCTACTGTGATTAAGCGCGGATTGGAAGAAACCGGCTGTCAGATCACCGTAGCTTATGACGGGCTGCTGGGGCAAAAACTGGCGTTACAGGAAAAGTATGATGTTATCATAACTGATATTATTCTCCCTAAAATCAATGGGCTCGACCTATGTAAATACGTAAAATCGCAAAAGCCGGAAGCAGCTATATTGATGCTCACGGCCCTGGGCACTACTGATGATAAGGTAGAAGGATTTGATGCCGGAGCAGATGATTACCTGGTGAAGCCCTTTGAATTCCGCGAACTTGAAGTACGTGTGCGGGCACTGGCCAAGAGGCAGCAGTTTGTTGGTAAACCTAAGCTTGGTGAATCTCTGGTTATTGCCGATCTGCAGATGAATACGTATACCAAAACTGTTTATCGGAGCGGTACAGAGATTAATTTGACCCCCAAGGAGTTTAAGTTGCTGGAGTACATGATGCGCAATCGTGATCGTGTGCTTTCCCGGTCGGAGATTGGCGAAAAGGTATGGGAAACAACCTTTGATACAGGTACCAACTTCATCGATGTTTACATCAACTACCTGCGCAAAAAAATAGACCGCGATTACCCCGTTAAGCTCATTCATACCAAGCCTGGCATGGGCTTTATATTCAGAGAAGAGAAATGA
- a CDS encoding ATP-binding protein yields MTIRKQLTVLFTAGIAGLLLLFSLIIYWSLANDREDDYYGLLRHTAITKANLLLDAKVNPSVLQLIYRNAENTLFEEEVAIYDTSFHLLYHDAVEIDKVKETRGMIDNIVARKEIRFYQGSLQVVGILYMHRGHQYVITAAANDKQGYARLRNLEYTLCLTFLVGVILIYFASQFFARKALQPVADMVDKVEEITATNLDLRLNEGNGKDEIAELAVTFNAMLDRLERSFDAQKEFVSNISHELRTPLTAMLTELQVTMEKERDNLFYKESIVHAISDAKKLVRLSNSLLDLAKANYDHTEISFKQVRLDELLLDAHSDVLHNHPSFKVNMVFEKDIEDEKQITVKGNAYLLKVAMMNLVENGCKFSPDHECTVSISYNETTGIIRIQDNGVGISEADQQNIFNAFYRGQNSQYSRGNGIGLSLSKKIVELHHGTVTVYSVPGKGTTFTVHLPHQ; encoded by the coding sequence ATGACTATCCGTAAACAACTTACCGTTTTGTTTACCGCCGGTATTGCGGGGTTGTTGTTATTGTTCTCATTGATCATCTATTGGTCGTTGGCTAACGACCGGGAAGACGACTATTATGGCCTTTTACGCCATACGGCCATAACCAAGGCCAATCTGCTGCTTGATGCCAAAGTCAATCCCTCGGTTTTGCAATTGATTTACCGCAATGCAGAAAATACATTGTTTGAAGAAGAAGTGGCAATTTATGACACCTCTTTTCACCTGCTGTACCATGATGCGGTAGAGATTGACAAAGTGAAAGAAACGCGCGGGATGATTGACAATATTGTTGCCCGGAAGGAGATCCGTTTTTATCAGGGCAGTTTACAGGTTGTGGGGATCTTGTACATGCATCGCGGCCATCAGTATGTAATTACTGCGGCTGCTAATGATAAACAGGGATATGCCAGATTGCGTAACCTGGAGTATACCTTATGCCTTACTTTTCTGGTCGGCGTTATCCTGATTTATTTTGCAAGCCAGTTTTTTGCCCGCAAGGCCTTGCAACCGGTGGCTGATATGGTAGATAAGGTTGAAGAAATTACTGCTACTAATCTTGATTTGAGGTTGAACGAGGGTAATGGTAAGGATGAGATAGCAGAGCTGGCCGTAACTTTTAATGCCATGCTCGATAGGCTTGAACGATCTTTTGATGCGCAAAAGGAATTTGTTTCCAATATATCGCACGAACTGCGTACACCCTTAACCGCCATGTTAACCGAGTTGCAGGTAACCATGGAAAAAGAACGTGATAACCTGTTTTATAAAGAATCAATTGTTCATGCCATCAGTGACGCAAAGAAACTGGTGCGACTATCTAATAGCCTGCTCGATTTGGCCAAGGCCAACTATGATCATACCGAAATATCATTTAAACAGGTAAGGCTTGATGAATTATTGCTTGACGCGCATAGCGATGTGTTACACAATCATCCCTCGTTCAAAGTGAATATGGTATTTGAGAAAGATATTGAGGATGAAAAGCAGATAACAGTGAAGGGAAATGCCTACTTGCTAAAGGTAGCTATGATGAACCTGGTGGAGAACGGTTGCAAGTTTTCACCAGATCATGAATGCACGGTTTCCATCAGTTATAACGAAACTACAGGTATCATCCGCATCCAGGATAATGGTGTGGGCATTTCCGAAGCCGATCAGCAAAATATCTTTAATGCCTTTTACCGGGGGCAAAATAGTCAATATTCCAGGGGCAATGGTATAGGTCTTTCGCTATCAAAAAAAATCGTTGAATTGCATCACGGCACTGTAACGGTGTATTCAGTTCCCGGAAAAGGCACCACATTTACAGTTCACCTGCCCCATCAGTAA